One Glycocaulis abyssi DNA window includes the following coding sequences:
- the eno gene encoding phosphopyruvate hydratase has protein sequence MTAITDIIAREILDSRGNPTIEVDVELEDGSVGRAAVPSGASTGAHEAVELRDGGDRYGGKGVRKAIEAVEGEIFDALAGFDAEEQRRIDQTLIALDGTPNKARLGANAMLGVSLAAAKASALSVNMPLYRYLGGVNARVLPTPMMNIINGGAHADNPIDFQEFMIMPTGFDRFSDALQCGAEIFHALRARLKADGFNTNVGDEGGFAPNLRSPEEALDAIMAAVENAGYKPGENVVLALDVASTEFFRDGKYVLEGAGKTYDGVGFTAYLQGLVASYPIISVEDGMAEDDWEGWNLLTAALEGDCQLVGDDLFVTNPERLHRGIQEGAANAILVKVNQIGTLSETLDAVEMALRAGYGAVMSHRSGETEDNTIADLAVATNCGQIKTGSLARADRTAKYNQLLRIEAELGDMAVYAGRSSIAAE, from the coding sequence ATGACCGCCATCACCGACATCATTGCGCGCGAGATTCTCGACAGCCGGGGCAATCCCACGATCGAGGTGGATGTCGAGCTGGAAGATGGCTCCGTCGGCCGCGCAGCCGTCCCCAGCGGTGCCTCCACGGGCGCGCACGAGGCGGTAGAGCTGCGCGATGGCGGTGACCGGTATGGCGGCAAGGGTGTCCGCAAGGCGATTGAGGCGGTCGAGGGCGAGATTTTCGATGCGCTGGCGGGCTTTGACGCCGAGGAGCAGCGCCGCATCGACCAGACGCTGATTGCGCTCGACGGCACGCCCAACAAGGCGCGTCTGGGCGCGAACGCCATGCTGGGCGTGTCGCTGGCAGCGGCCAAGGCGTCGGCCCTTTCGGTCAATATGCCTCTCTACCGCTATCTGGGCGGGGTGAATGCGCGCGTCCTGCCGACCCCGATGATGAACATCATCAATGGCGGCGCACACGCGGATAATCCCATCGATTTCCAGGAATTCATGATCATGCCGACCGGCTTTGACCGGTTTTCCGATGCGCTCCAGTGCGGCGCGGAAATCTTCCACGCCCTGCGCGCGCGCCTGAAGGCTGATGGTTTCAACACCAATGTCGGCGATGAGGGGGGCTTTGCGCCCAATCTGCGCAGCCCCGAAGAGGCGCTCGATGCCATCATGGCGGCCGTCGAGAATGCGGGCTACAAGCCGGGCGAGAACGTGGTGCTGGCGCTGGATGTCGCCTCCACCGAATTTTTCCGCGATGGCAAATATGTGCTGGAAGGCGCGGGCAAGACCTATGATGGCGTGGGCTTCACCGCCTATCTGCAGGGCCTCGTCGCTTCCTATCCCATCATCTCCGTCGAAGACGGCATGGCCGAGGATGACTGGGAGGGCTGGAACCTCCTTACCGCAGCGCTGGAAGGCGATTGCCAGCTCGTAGGCGATGATCTGTTCGTGACCAACCCTGAGCGTCTCCACCGTGGCATCCAGGAGGGTGCAGCCAACGCCATTCTGGTGAAGGTCAACCAGATCGGCACGCTCTCTGAAACGCTGGATGCGGTCGAGATGGCCCTGCGTGCCGGCTATGGCGCAGTGATGAGCCACCGCTCTGGCGAAACCGAGGACAACACGATTGCCGACCTCGCCGTCGCCACCAATTGCGGGCAGATCAAGACCGGTTCGCTGGCGCGCGCAGACCGCACGGCAAAGTACAACCAGCTTCTGCGTATCGAAGCCGAGCTGGGCGATATGGCGGTCTATGCCGGGCGCAGTTCAATCGCTGCGGAGTAG
- the rpmF gene encoding 50S ribosomal protein L32, whose amino-acid sequence MAVPKRKTSPSKRGMRRGHDAIGTTAYVEDKDTGELRRPHHVDLKTGMYRGKQILTPKED is encoded by the coding sequence ATGGCGGTCCCTAAGCGCAAAACCTCCCCGTCCAAGCGTGGCATGCGCCGCGGCCACGACGCGATCGGCACCACGGCCTATGTCGAGGACAAGGACACCGGCGAGCTGCGCCGTCCGCACCATGTCGACCTGAAGACCGGCATGTATCGCGGCAAGCAGATTCTCACGCCGAAAGAAGACTAG
- a CDS encoding septum formation initiator family protein produces MNALKRFILIGVMVGVLGYVAHHAFYSDRGFVQQAVVSARIAQAEAELADARAERMRLEDRVARLSPSSGELDLDYVEERARDVLNFAHPHEIIVRLEPQPIAY; encoded by the coding sequence ATGAATGCGCTAAAGCGCTTCATCCTGATAGGCGTTATGGTGGGCGTGCTGGGCTATGTCGCCCATCACGCCTTCTATTCTGACCGCGGCTTCGTGCAGCAGGCGGTCGTTTCGGCGCGCATTGCCCAGGCCGAAGCGGAACTCGCTGATGCGCGCGCCGAGCGTATGCGGCTGGAAGACCGGGTGGCCCGGCTTTCCCCCAGCTCCGGCGAACTTGATCTCGATTATGTCGAGGAGAGGGCGAGGGACGTGCTCAACTTCGCCCATCCGCACGAGATCATTGTGCGCCTGGAGCCACAACCCATCGCATACTGA
- the pdhA gene encoding pyruvate dehydrogenase (acetyl-transferring) E1 component subunit alpha: MAARRSASSKSPSRAKKAAGPGADEYIGWYRDMLLIRRFEEKAGQLYGMGLIAGFCHLYIGQEAVVVGVQSALREGDQVITGYRDHGHMLAAGMTANGVMAELTGREGGYSRGKGGSMHMFSREKQFFGGHGIVGAQVSLGTGLAFANAYREDGKVCATYFGDGAANQGQVYESFNMAKIWNLPVVYVIENNQYAMGTSVKRSSSETHLFKRGVSFNIPGEEVDGMDVNAVYEAAKKAVEHARSGKGPYILEMKTYRYRGHSMSDPAKYRTRDEVNEYREHKDPIDLARKRILDGKFATEDQLKEMEKEIRKIVQELAEFAQSSPEPDPSELYTDVLVEG; encoded by the coding sequence ATGGCTGCTCGCCGATCTGCCTCCTCCAAATCTCCGTCCCGCGCCAAGAAGGCCGCAGGGCCCGGCGCAGACGAATATATCGGCTGGTATCGCGACATGCTGCTGATCCGCCGCTTCGAGGAGAAGGCGGGCCAGCTTTACGGCATGGGTCTGATTGCCGGTTTCTGCCATCTCTATATTGGCCAGGAAGCGGTCGTGGTCGGCGTGCAGAGCGCGTTGCGCGAGGGCGATCAGGTCATCACCGGCTACCGCGATCACGGTCACATGCTGGCAGCCGGCATGACGGCCAATGGCGTGATGGCGGAGCTGACGGGCCGGGAAGGGGGCTATTCGCGCGGCAAGGGCGGCTCCATGCACATGTTCAGCCGCGAGAAGCAGTTCTTTGGCGGGCACGGCATTGTGGGTGCGCAGGTCTCGCTGGGAACGGGCCTCGCCTTCGCCAATGCCTATCGCGAGGACGGAAAGGTGTGCGCCACCTATTTCGGTGACGGCGCCGCCAATCAGGGCCAGGTCTATGAGAGCTTCAACATGGCCAAGATCTGGAACCTGCCGGTGGTCTATGTCATCGAGAACAACCAGTACGCCATGGGCACAAGCGTAAAACGCTCCTCGTCCGAAACCCATCTGTTCAAGCGCGGCGTCTCGTTCAATATCCCCGGCGAGGAAGTCGACGGGATGGACGTGAACGCCGTCTATGAAGCCGCGAAAAAGGCCGTGGAGCACGCCCGCTCGGGCAAGGGACCGTACATTCTGGAGATGAAGACCTACCGCTATCGCGGCCACTCCATGTCCGATCCGGCCAAATACCGCACGCGTGACGAGGTCAACGAGTATCGCGAGCACAAGGACCCGATTGATCTCGCCCGCAAGCGCATCCTGGATGGCAAGTTTGCCACCGAGGACCAGCTCAAAGAGATGGAAAAAGAGATCAGGAAGATCGTCCAGGAATTGGCCGAGTTCGCCCAGTCGAGCCCCGAGCCCGATCCGTCCGAGCTCTACACCGACGTGCTGGTGGAGGGCTGA
- a CDS encoding DUF6794 domain-containing protein, with product MLSGIFSMVLAAALLVQTEPSCIPEDYDGALDCLDELLTAESKSQLDGMAYNELLGRTHFGLGMWIRNNWIYPDTPLAQELRDTGFQHADDMSGVVVEGYWARRQGCELSIENWVAFYDAYWQSQEQLIESEPDPETGIVEIQVPPGGLRGIPERPRPECDFPLDQTPPARGSHAEHN from the coding sequence ATGCTTTCGGGAATTTTCTCTATGGTGTTGGCTGCCGCGCTGCTTGTGCAGACCGAACCCTCTTGTATTCCTGAGGACTATGACGGCGCGCTGGATTGCCTCGATGAGTTGTTGACTGCGGAATCGAAGTCTCAGCTTGACGGGATGGCATATAACGAACTCCTCGGACGTACGCACTTCGGCTTGGGGATGTGGATCAGGAACAACTGGATTTATCCCGATACCCCTCTAGCACAGGAACTGCGCGACACGGGTTTTCAACACGCCGATGATATGTCCGGGGTGGTCGTGGAGGGCTATTGGGCGCGCCGCCAAGGATGCGAATTATCGATAGAAAACTGGGTCGCGTTCTATGACGCCTACTGGCAGTCGCAAGAACAACTGATTGAAAGCGAGCCCGATCCGGAAACTGGCATCGTCGAGATACAGGTCCCACCGGGAGGACTGCGCGGAATCCCTGAGCGACCACGCCCGGAATGCGACTTTCCACTCGATCAGACGCCGCCGGCGCGCGGCTCCCATGCGGAGCATAATTGA
- a CDS encoding CTP synthase — MPRYIFITGGVVSSLGKGLASAALGALLQARGYRVRLRKLDPYLNVDPGTMSPYQHGEVYVTEDGAETDLDLGHYERFTGVSATRGDNITTGRIYSTIIERERRGDYLGATVQVIPHVTDTIKQFVLSDAGDVDFVLCEIGGTVGDIEGLPFFEAIRQLGQELGRDRAIFIHVTLLPFIKAAGEMKTKPTQHSVKELRSIGIQPDILLCRCEIPIEPSDKRKIALFCNVPENAVIEGRDASSLYDVPLEYHAQGFDRVVLERFGLTDAPEPDLTQWQAISKAVNEPDGQVTIAIVGKYTVLIDAYKSLMEALNHGGIANEVKVKLRWLDSEQFEQPDAFSALEDVHGILVPGGFGERGAEGKIAAAKFARERKIPYFGICFGMQMAVIEAARNLAGIDGAGSSEFGEPKVPLVGLMTEWAKGNELERRSKAGDLGGTMRLGAYPAQLVAGTKAREIYSEELISERHRHRYEVNIAYREQLEAHGLIFSGLSPDGLLPEIVEHKDHPWFVGVQFHPEYKSRPFDPHPLFASFIAAAMEHSRLV, encoded by the coding sequence ATGCCGCGATACATTTTCATAACCGGCGGCGTGGTCTCCTCTCTTGGTAAGGGCCTCGCTTCAGCCGCTCTTGGTGCGCTCCTGCAGGCACGCGGATACCGCGTCCGGCTGCGCAAGCTCGATCCCTATCTCAATGTCGATCCGGGCACGATGTCGCCCTATCAGCATGGCGAGGTGTATGTCACCGAAGACGGGGCGGAGACCGATCTCGATCTTGGCCATTACGAGCGCTTTACCGGCGTATCGGCCACGCGCGGCGACAACATCACGACGGGGCGGATCTATTCCACCATTATCGAGCGCGAGCGCCGGGGCGATTATCTCGGCGCCACCGTGCAGGTGATCCCCCACGTTACCGACACCATCAAGCAATTCGTCCTCTCTGACGCAGGCGATGTCGATTTCGTACTGTGCGAAATTGGCGGCACGGTTGGCGATATCGAGGGTCTGCCCTTCTTTGAAGCCATCCGCCAGCTCGGTCAGGAGCTTGGCCGCGACCGCGCCATCTTCATCCACGTCACCTTGCTGCCCTTCATTAAGGCTGCCGGCGAGATGAAGACCAAGCCGACCCAGCACTCGGTCAAGGAGCTTCGCTCCATCGGCATCCAGCCGGACATTCTGCTGTGCCGGTGCGAGATACCGATCGAACCCTCTGACAAGCGCAAGATCGCCCTGTTCTGCAATGTGCCGGAAAACGCCGTCATCGAGGGGCGCGACGCGTCCTCGCTCTATGACGTGCCGCTGGAATACCATGCCCAGGGCTTTGACCGCGTAGTGCTGGAGCGCTTTGGCCTGACCGATGCGCCGGAGCCTGACCTGACGCAGTGGCAGGCCATTTCAAAGGCGGTGAACGAGCCTGACGGGCAGGTGACGATTGCGATTGTCGGCAAATACACCGTGCTGATCGACGCCTACAAATCGCTGATGGAAGCCCTCAATCATGGCGGCATCGCCAATGAGGTGAAGGTCAAGCTGCGCTGGCTGGATTCTGAGCAGTTCGAGCAGCCTGACGCGTTCAGCGCTCTGGAAGACGTGCACGGCATTCTGGTGCCGGGCGGGTTTGGAGAGCGCGGCGCGGAAGGCAAGATCGCGGCAGCGAAATTCGCCCGCGAGCGCAAGATTCCCTATTTCGGCATCTGCTTTGGCATGCAGATGGCCGTCATCGAGGCCGCGCGCAATCTGGCGGGCATTGATGGCGCGGGCAGCAGCGAATTTGGCGAGCCCAAAGTGCCGCTGGTCGGCCTGATGACCGAATGGGCCAAGGGCAATGAGCTGGAACGCCGCTCGAAAGCGGGCGATCTCGGCGGCACGATGCGTCTGGGGGCCTACCCGGCCCAGCTGGTTGCCGGTACCAAAGCGCGGGAAATCTACAGCGAGGAGCTTATTTCCGAGCGCCACCGCCACCGCTATGAGGTGAATATCGCCTACCGTGAGCAGCTGGAGGCCCACGGCCTCATCTTCTCCGGACTGTCACCGGACGGCCTGCTGCCGGAGATCGTCGAGCACAAGGACCATCCCTGGTTTGTCGGGGTGCAGTTCCACCCGGAATACAAATCACGCCCCTTCGATCCGCATCCGCTGTTTGCCAGCTTCATCGCGGCAGCCATGGAGCATTCAAGGCTGGTGTAG